In Luteitalea sp. TBR-22, one genomic interval encodes:
- a CDS encoding amidohydrolase family protein, with product MVIAAHLRIAAAGVWCVLASAGAQAQPVAPIAIRNARIVPVSGAPIERGTIVLANGVITAVGPRVDVPAEAIVMDGAGLTVYPGLIDALSDVGVGAAVGAVPATGPTTGPAAARPPARAVRGPEDRPGTTPWIQAADEFRADDRRIETWRTGGVTTVVTAPRGGIFPGQAAVVNLSGERREDVIVRSAAALPVSLSPPAGGLTFPGSPMGVIAYVRQLFLDTRDGAERQRRYDQDPRGKARPDHDRATLALQQVLQAKMPVLLPAVRTREIDRALALGRELDVPTVIYGAHGGAEAAPRLAKARVPVLVSARWPEKPRDADPDADELLEALELRDRAPAAPRALAEQKVPFAFYSDGLATPGEFLANIRKAVKAGLSADAALRALTLDAAQIFGVQDRLGSLEAGKVANLVVVQGDLLGDKPAIRHVFVDGRRFDVPAETPPAAGGPREATPRPGEGDHR from the coding sequence TTGGTCATCGCTGCGCACCTGCGCATCGCGGCGGCGGGGGTGTGGTGCGTGCTGGCGTCGGCCGGCGCGCAGGCCCAGCCCGTCGCGCCCATCGCCATCCGCAATGCCCGCATCGTGCCCGTGTCGGGCGCGCCCATCGAGCGCGGCACCATCGTCCTGGCCAACGGCGTGATCACGGCCGTGGGCCCGCGCGTGGACGTGCCCGCCGAGGCGATCGTCATGGATGGCGCCGGGCTCACGGTCTACCCGGGCCTGATCGACGCCCTGTCGGACGTCGGCGTCGGCGCGGCGGTCGGCGCCGTGCCGGCCACGGGGCCGACGACTGGTCCCGCGGCAGCACGCCCACCGGCCCGCGCGGTGCGCGGTCCCGAGGATCGTCCCGGCACCACCCCGTGGATTCAGGCCGCCGACGAGTTCCGCGCCGACGACCGCCGCATCGAGACGTGGCGCACCGGCGGCGTGACCACGGTGGTGACGGCGCCGCGGGGCGGCATCTTTCCCGGCCAGGCGGCGGTCGTGAACCTGAGCGGCGAGCGCCGTGAGGACGTCATCGTCCGCAGCGCGGCCGCCCTGCCGGTCTCGCTGTCGCCTCCCGCCGGCGGACTCACCTTCCCGGGATCGCCGATGGGCGTGATCGCCTACGTGCGGCAGTTGTTCCTCGACACGCGCGACGGCGCGGAGCGGCAGCGTCGGTACGACCAGGACCCGCGCGGCAAGGCACGCCCCGACCACGACCGTGCCACCCTCGCCCTCCAGCAAGTCCTGCAGGCGAAGATGCCAGTGCTGCTTCCTGCCGTGCGCACGCGGGAGATCGATCGGGCGCTGGCGCTGGGGCGGGAGCTCGACGTCCCGACCGTGATCTACGGCGCCCATGGCGGCGCCGAGGCGGCGCCGCGGCTGGCGAAGGCCCGGGTGCCGGTGCTGGTGAGCGCGCGCTGGCCGGAGAAGCCGCGCGACGCCGATCCGGACGCCGACGAGTTGCTGGAAGCGCTCGAATTGCGCGACCGCGCACCCGCCGCGCCGAGGGCGCTCGCCGAGCAGAAGGTGCCGTTCGCCTTCTACTCCGACGGGCTCGCGACGCCCGGCGAGTTCCTCGCCAACATCCGCAAGGCCGTGAAGGCCGGCCTGTCGGCCGACGCCGCCCTGCGGGCGCTCACGCTCGATGCCGCGCAGATCTTCGGCGTGCAGGATCGGCTCGGCAGCCTCGAGGCGGGCAAGGTGGCCAACCTCGTGGTGGTGCAGGGCGACCTGCTCGGCGACAAGCCCGCGATCAGGCACGTCTTCGTCGACGGTCGCCGCTTCGACGTGCCCGCCGAGACGCCGCCCGCGGCCGGCGGCCCCCGCGAGGCCACCCCGCGGCCGGGCGAAGGAGACCACCGATGA
- a CDS encoding amidohydrolase, which yields MIRVTTLALCAALAVALAPSPAAAQSSSQVTVIRNATILTITKGTIEKGTILVRNGRIAAIGANVDVPRGATEIDAAGRYVMPGIIDAHSHIAIDGAVNESSLSVTSMVGTEDVLNPDDIDIYRGLAGGVTTANVLHGSANAIGGKNAVIKLRWGKDARALLFEGAPPGIKFALGENPKRSNSGGGAGSSERRYPATRMGVIDVIREAFVEARAYQAAWKAHEAAVKAGDRTAQPPRRDLKLEPLVEILEGKRLVHAHSYRADEILQLLRLAEEFGFRIATLQHVLEGYKVADEIARHGAGASTFSDWWAYKFEAYDAIPHNAAIMTERGVLVSINSDSAEEHRHLNQEAAKTIKYGGMTEEQALRMITINPARQLGIDKRVGSLEVGKDADLIVYDAHPLSTYAVPQQVFIDGVVYFDRQKDLQQRDVRARRKQELKDKEKTSAPPARPSAPDTTPKPATTPAVEDHR from the coding sequence ATGATCCGCGTGACCACCCTCGCGCTCTGTGCAGCCCTGGCCGTGGCGCTCGCGCCCTCGCCGGCGGCGGCGCAGTCCTCGTCGCAGGTGACGGTCATCCGCAATGCGACCATCCTCACCATCACCAAGGGGACGATCGAGAAGGGCACCATCCTGGTCCGCAACGGGCGGATCGCGGCGATCGGCGCCAACGTCGACGTGCCGCGCGGGGCCACCGAGATCGACGCCGCCGGTCGGTACGTGATGCCCGGGATCATCGACGCGCACAGCCACATCGCGATCGACGGCGCCGTCAACGAGTCGAGCCTGTCGGTCACCTCGATGGTCGGCACCGAGGACGTGCTCAATCCCGACGACATCGACATCTACCGTGGCCTGGCGGGGGGTGTGACGACCGCCAACGTGCTGCACGGGAGCGCCAACGCGATCGGCGGCAAGAACGCCGTGATCAAGCTGCGGTGGGGCAAGGACGCCCGCGCGCTGCTGTTCGAGGGCGCACCGCCGGGGATCAAGTTCGCGCTCGGCGAGAACCCGAAGCGGTCCAACAGCGGCGGCGGCGCGGGGTCATCGGAGCGACGCTATCCCGCCACGCGCATGGGCGTGATCGACGTGATCCGCGAGGCATTCGTCGAGGCGCGTGCGTACCAGGCGGCGTGGAAGGCGCACGAGGCGGCGGTCAAGGCCGGCGACCGCACCGCCCAGCCGCCGCGGCGCGACCTGAAGCTCGAACCGCTCGTCGAGATCCTCGAGGGCAAGCGCCTCGTCCACGCGCACTCGTATCGCGCCGACGAGATCCTGCAGTTGCTGCGCCTGGCCGAGGAGTTCGGGTTCCGCATCGCGACGTTGCAGCACGTGCTCGAGGGCTACAAGGTGGCCGACGAGATCGCGAGGCACGGCGCTGGCGCCTCGACCTTCTCCGACTGGTGGGCCTACAAGTTCGAGGCCTACGATGCCATTCCGCACAATGCGGCGATCATGACCGAGCGCGGCGTCCTGGTGTCGATCAACTCCGACAGCGCCGAGGAGCACCGGCACCTGAACCAGGAGGCCGCCAAGACCATCAAGTACGGCGGCATGACCGAGGAGCAGGCCCTCCGGATGATCACCATCAACCCGGCCCGGCAGCTCGGCATCGACAAGCGAGTCGGCTCGCTCGAGGTCGGCAAGGATGCCGACCTGATCGTCTACGACGCGCACCCGCTCAGCACGTATGCCGTGCCCCAGCAGGTCTTCATCGACGGCGTCGTCTACTTCGACCGCCAGAAGGATCTCCAGCAGCGCGACGTCCGCGCCCGACGCAAGCAGGAGCTGAAGGACAAGGAGAAGACGTCGGCGCCTCCCGCCCGTCCCTCGGCCCCTGACACGACCCCGAAGCCCGCAACCACTCCTGCCGTGGAGGATCACCGATGA
- a CDS encoding amidohydrolase family protein has protein sequence MTRTTHLRHGTTRLRRPARAALIVALMAVVVVVGARAQAPATAWAIRGARVHTVSGPVIENATVVIADGRILSVGATAPVPAGAEIIDGKGLEVSPGFFDAMSQIGLTEIGAASATNDVTEVGAFTPQIDAATAIHPATEHIPVARVNGITHAVAAPGAGGGGPVIGGQASAIHLDGWTIEEMLLRRSVGMVVSWPTVGGRTFDTSTFTLRTRPYREARDEQARQVRELARWIADARDYRAARLAGGDRVERNSKLEALAPVVAGERPWLVRADRERDIRDAVAFFVDTHKQKMVLVGAAEAWKVAAWLADKQVPVILGPTQALPTSDDDPYDTTMSAPGLLHKAGVTFALSTYSSSDARNLPYEIGTAVGFGLPRDVALKAITLAPATILGLDGQVGSIEPGKVANLVVTRGDPLEIRSAITHVFIKGVPVPLTSRHTELYEKYRNRPRPMTR, from the coding sequence ATGACTCGCACGACCCACCTGCGGCACGGCACCACCAGGCTGCGCCGGCCCGCACGCGCCGCGTTGATCGTGGCGCTGATGGCGGTGGTGGTGGTGGTCGGGGCTCGCGCCCAGGCGCCGGCCACCGCCTGGGCCATCCGCGGTGCCCGCGTGCACACCGTGTCGGGGCCCGTCATCGAGAACGCCACCGTGGTCATCGCCGACGGGCGCATCCTGTCGGTCGGCGCCACCGCGCCGGTGCCCGCCGGCGCCGAGATCATCGACGGCAAGGGCCTCGAGGTCTCGCCCGGCTTCTTCGATGCGATGAGCCAGATCGGCCTCACCGAGATCGGCGCCGCGTCGGCCACCAACGACGTCACCGAAGTCGGCGCGTTCACGCCGCAGATCGACGCGGCGACGGCGATTCACCCGGCGACCGAGCACATCCCGGTGGCGCGCGTGAACGGCATCACGCACGCCGTGGCGGCGCCCGGCGCAGGCGGCGGTGGCCCGGTGATCGGCGGGCAGGCGTCGGCGATCCATCTCGACGGCTGGACAATCGAGGAGATGCTGCTGCGTCGCTCGGTCGGGATGGTGGTGAGCTGGCCGACCGTCGGCGGCAGGACGTTCGACACCTCGACGTTCACGCTGCGCACGCGCCCGTACCGGGAGGCCCGCGACGAGCAGGCCAGACAGGTGCGCGAGCTGGCGCGCTGGATCGCCGATGCGCGCGACTACCGCGCGGCCCGCCTCGCGGGCGGCGATCGGGTCGAGCGCAACTCGAAGCTCGAGGCGCTCGCGCCGGTGGTGGCCGGTGAGCGGCCGTGGCTCGTGCGCGCCGACCGCGAGCGCGACATCCGCGACGCGGTCGCGTTCTTCGTCGACACGCACAAGCAGAAGATGGTGCTGGTCGGCGCGGCCGAGGCCTGGAAGGTCGCGGCGTGGCTGGCCGACAAGCAGGTGCCGGTCATCCTCGGCCCGACACAGGCCCTGCCGACCTCCGACGACGATCCGTACGACACGACGATGAGCGCGCCGGGCCTGCTGCACAAGGCCGGCGTGACGTTTGCCCTGTCCACCTACAGCTCGTCGGACGCCCGGAACCTGCCGTACGAGATCGGCACGGCCGTGGGCTTCGGCCTGCCGCGCGACGTGGCGTTGAAGGCGATCACGCTCGCGCCGGCGACGATCCTCGGACTCGACGGCCAGGTCGGATCCATCGAGCCCGGCAAGGTGGCCAACCTGGTCGTCACCCGCGGCGATCCGCTCGAGATCCGCAGCGCGATCACGCACGTGTTCATCAAGGGCGTGCCGGTGCCACTCACCTCACGTCACACGGAGCTCTACGAGAAGTACCGGAACCGGCCGCGTCCGATGACCAGGTAG